GTCCAGCGTTTTTGCAGGTGCCCCGATGCCTGTCCGCGACACCTTGCCCGATGGTGCTTTTTCGCTCTCGAGTGAGCAATTCGATTTAGAAGCACTGCACAATGAAACATCGAGCAACCGAGAGCGACACAACCCCACTTTGATTTTGCAGCTGAACGAGAATCTTTCCACCGGGGCAAAAAACATCTTCTCCTATTCTCAAATCAGTCAGAACGTCTACGCGAACTTCAATAGAGACCTTAAGGGGCGTGTTGAGAAAAAGCTCAGTAAATTCCTGAAAACGATTGATTATGAAAGCGAGCCCACACAGCAAGATCGCATTTGGCTGATCGAAAACGCATTCAAATCGGAGCACACCATTCTAGGCATAAATGACGACCGCCTTGAAGATATCGAGTTCATATTCGACAACGGTGTGGCCAACGACGAAGGAACGGCACTTGTCCTTTACCGACTTTACAAACTCGCCGGCATTCCCGTTGAGCTCCTTATCACCTCGGATCGATTCTTGCTGCCCTTCCAAAAGGATATTGAATCGGCGACATTCCTGCGCGACTTTCTCCTCTACCTCCCCGAAGTGGATGGTTACCTCGATCCGGGAAACAACTTTTCGCGATTTCCGTTGGTCAGCGACTCACACATCTTCAACTACGGCCTCTTTATCATGGAAGTCTCAGCCGGAGACATTACGACCGGTGTAGACCGCATTGAAATGATCAAAGTTCCCGAGGATACGGTGAGTAACCATAAAATGGTCGTGAGTGCCGCAATTCGGTCGGATCGCGCCACCGTGGATGTAAACTCGTATCAAGAATTCACCGGCTACTCTGCGATGGGCCTACAGGGCTCTCTGAAGTTCATGGACGAAGAGGAGCAGGAGGAATTCAGAACCGATCTACTCAGCAACTTCTATCAGGACGCAAAGGAGCCGAATGTCATCTTCCGAAATGGTGGCCCCGAAAACTTCATGAAGAAACCATTCATCATGGAAGCTTCCTTTAACGCCCCTGATCTTCTACAATTGGCCGGAAACAAGATCATTCTGAATGCCGGAGAGCTCATTGGCCCACAGGCCGAAATGTATCAGGAAGAAAAGCGACAATTGCCGATCGAAACCGAGCATTGCCGCATGTACGAGCGCACACTCGAGATCGAAATACCCGAAGGTTACGAGCCCAGCAATCTCGATGATCTCAATATCCATGTGGTGCCAGAAGGCATTAGCGGTGAGCAATTCGGGTTTATTTCGGAGTATCGGCTCAAAGGAAATACCATCATCGTAGACATATACGAGTACTACAAGACCATTGACTGTCCGCTCGATCGGTACGACGAGTACGTGGCCGTGATCAACGCCGCCGCAGATTTCAACAAAGTAGCGCTCGTCTTTGAACCAAAGTGATGCAGGATTTCTGGAATGAGCGGTACGCCGAGGAGGGGTTTCCCTATGGCAAAGAGCCCAACGAGTTTTTGAAGCTTCGTTTGCGCGGCCTCTCGGCCGGAAAGGTTCTTTTCCCCGCCGAGGGTGAAGGCCGTAATGCTGTTTATGCCGCTTCCCTTGGCTGGAACGCTTGGGCCTTCGACTACAGCTCAAGCGGACGAAAAAAGGCAATGTCGCTCGCTTCAGAAAGATCAGTAGATCTCGTCTATGAGAACTTCTCGTACCAGGAGTTGCCCAACGATTGGCGCGATTTCGACCTCATCACGCTCATTTATGCCCACATGCCCGACCCGCTTCGAGAAGAAATTCATCCGAGACTTGCGGACCGATTGGTACCGGAGTCCTGATCATACTGGAAGCCTTCAATCCCGACCAAATCGGTCGGTCGAGCGGAGGCCCACAAAACGAATCGCTCCTCTATACTCCTGAAAAATTGAGCTCCGATTTTTCAGCGCTCACCGAAGAGCTCTGTGAAACGCAGGTCGTGCATCTGGCCGAAGGCCAATATCATAAAGGAGAAGCTGCGGTGATCAGATACATAGGACAAAAAGCGTAATTTGACGGAAATTCCAAGTCATGGCTTTTGACGAACACCTTGCGGAACGAATCAGGCAATCACTTCAGCAGCGATCCACCTCCTACATTGAAAAGAAAATGTTCGGTGGGCTCTGTTTTATGGTCGATGACAAAATGTGCATTGGGGTCGTAAAGAACGAACTGATGGCGCGGGTAACTCCAAATGAAGACAGCATCTGGCTTGGAATGCCGGGCACCCGAATGATGGATTTCACCGGAAAGTCCATGAAGGGCTTTTACTTCGTTTCGCCCGAAGGCGTGGATCAGCAGGAGCACCTCGACCGGTGGGTCGACGCCTGCTTGGATTTTAATCCGATCGCTAAATCCAACAAACAAAGAAGAAATGAGGATCGGAATCGATGCGTACATCGACCGTTGCATATCGATCGACAACGACGAAAGAGCCTACTTCCACTCTATTCTGAAGCCGCGAAAATTCGCGAAGAAAGAGCATTTACTCAAAGCCGGCGAGATCCGCGATTGGGAAGCCTTCGTAGAAAAGGGCTGTCTCCGCGTATACTACCTCGACGAAAATGGTGGAGAGGTCAACCTCATGTTCGCCATTGAAGATTGGTGGGTCAGCGATTTAGCTTCCAAGATCGAGCGGCGTCCGGCCGAGTTCTACATCGAAGCTCTGGATGATACTGAAGTGCTGATGATCAAGGTCGAGGATAAAAATGAGTTGTATCGGAGAATACCCGTATTCGAAAGCCTTTTTCGCCAACTTCTGGAACGCGCCCTGAGCACCCTACAACACCGTTTCGTAACGACCGTTGCCAAACCGGCCGAAGAGCGTTACGAGGAGTTCTTGCGTCGCTATCCAGACATCCCCAACCGCGTGAGCCAAAAACACATCGCTGCCTATTTGGGCATCACGCCTGAGTTCTTGAGCAAGATCCGCCACCGACGTATCCAGTAGCGTTCTTGTTCTATTTCAATGCAGGGCGTCCGTCGACTTCGGAACTTTGCATAGAAACTTAACTCATACGTTATGGATACTGCAACCAAGACCCGATATATATTACATCGCGCCGATTCGCGCGGACACGCCAACCACGGTTGGCTCAATACACACCACGCCTTTATCTTTGCGAACTACTATGATCCCGATCGCATGGGATTCGGCGTGCTTCGCGTACTCAACGACGATGAAGTTCAACCCGGAATGGGCTTTGGAACTCATCCGCACGAGAATATGGAGATCATTTCGATTCCACTCGAAGGGGATTTGCGTCACCGCGACAGCATGGGCACCGATGGCGTCATCAAAGAAGGCGATGTGCAGGTGATGAGCGCCGGAACGGGAATTTAACACAGCGAACTCAACGCCAATCGCGAGAAGGTGGTGAAGTTCCTGCAGATTTGGGTATTCCCCCGAGAGAGCAACGTATTGCCGCTGTACGACCAGATCACACTCGACCCATCGGCCCGCGAGGGCCAATTCCAACAAATTCTGAGTTCGAATGCCGACGACGAAGGAGTATGGATCCACCAAGACGCTTGGTTTCATCTCGGGAAGTTCAACCGAGAACAAGGTGAGCGATATGAGGTTAAAAAACTGGAAACGGTATTTATGCCTTCGTGATCGAAGGTAAAGTGTCGATCGACGGGCATGATTTGGCCCGACGCGATGGGCTCGCGATAGAAGGAGCCCAAGAAATTGCCGTAACTTCGCACACTGATGGTGCGGAAGTGTTACTTATGGAAGTGCCAATGCGATAAACATGGAAGATTTGATGACGAATACTGAAGAGATCAAGAAAGCGAGGACCGAAACAGAAGTGTCGGACCTACTGTGCAAGCGGTGGAGCGGTCGAGCCTATACGGGTGAGCCGTTGACCGATGAGCAAGTTCTGACCTTGATCGAAGCGGCCCATTGGGCGCCGAGCTCCATGAATGAGCAGCCTTGGAAGTACTATTTCGCACTTCAGGGAACGGCAGCATTCAATGAGATGTGGACATTGCTCATGGACGGAAACAAGCCTTGGGTTAAGGAAGCCGGAGCTCTTGTACTCTGTACCTCACGCCGTCATTTCGAGCGCAATGGAATGCCCAATCGCCACTACATGCACGATGCCGGAGCCGCTAATATGCAGTTCACCATTCAGGCTACTGAAATGGGACTCAATGTGCACATGCTCGGTGGATATCACCACACTGATACGGTGAAACGCTTCGGACTCGACGAGCACGAAGAGCCGGTGTGCTTCCTCGCAGTCGGGCCTCGAGGCGATGTAAAACAATTGGAAGAGCCTTTTAAGAGCCGCGAGATCGCGGAACGAAAACGCAAAC
This Flavobacteriales bacterium DNA region includes the following protein-coding sequences:
- a CDS encoding class I SAM-dependent methyltransferase yields the protein MQDFWNERYAEEGFPYGKEPNEFLKLRLRGLSAGKVLFPAEGEGRNAVYAASLGWNAWAFDYSSSGRKKAMSLASERSVDLVYENFSYQELPNDWRDFDLITLIYAHMPDPLREEIHPRLADRLVPES
- a CDS encoding nitroreductase family protein, which gives rise to MEDLMTNTEEIKKARTETEVSDLLCKRWSGRAYTGEPLTDEQVLTLIEAAHWAPSSMNEQPWKYYFALQGTAAFNEMWTLLMDGNKPWVKEAGALVLCTSRRHFERNGMPNRHYMHDAGAANMQFTIQATEMGLNVHMLGGYHHTDTVKRFGLDEHEEPVCFLAVGPRGDVKQLEEPFKSREIAERKRKPLNQIAVRKEF
- a CDS encoding Crp/Fnr family transcriptional regulator, translated to MRIGIDAYIDRCISIDNDERAYFHSILKPRKFAKKEHLLKAGEIRDWEAFVEKGCLRVYYLDENGGEVNLMFAIEDWWVSDLASKIERRPAEFYIEALDDTEVLMIKVEDKNELYRRIPVFESLFRQLLERALSTLQHRFVTTVAKPAEERYEEFLRRYPDIPNRVSQKHIAAYLGITPEFLSKIRHRRIQ